One segment of Bacteroidales bacterium DNA contains the following:
- a CDS encoding HipA domain-containing protein → MSINKTDIFVYAHWFGMPVPVLIGILSAHQAKGRKSFSFEYDKQWLKESNLFLLDPDIGLYPGPQFPAAKDNFGIFFDSMPDTWGMTLMKRRAAQIAKTEGRIAPVLHDTDFLLRVADTCRMGALRFKLDPNGPFLDDDSRSHVPPWTSVGELQHIADLVESDKDTKELNEWLIMLMAPGSSLGGARPKANIIDKKGQLWIAKFPSKNDTIDKAKWEFLAYKLALAAGINMSESRNAHSQNPCNLNC, encoded by the coding sequence ATGTCAATCAATAAAACAGACATTTTTGTTTACGCCCACTGGTTTGGGATGCCGGTACCGGTGCTGATCGGAATTTTGTCAGCCCACCAGGCAAAAGGCCGAAAATCTTTCAGCTTTGAATATGATAAACAATGGCTGAAAGAAAGTAATCTTTTTCTTCTGGATCCTGACATTGGCCTGTATCCAGGCCCTCAGTTTCCGGCAGCAAAAGATAATTTCGGAATATTTTTCGATTCGATGCCGGATACCTGGGGAATGACACTGATGAAGAGAAGAGCCGCCCAGATAGCAAAGACTGAAGGAAGAATTGCACCTGTTTTGCATGACACAGACTTTCTTTTGCGAGTTGCAGATACATGCAGGATGGGGGCGTTGCGCTTTAAACTTGACCCGAACGGACCATTTCTTGATGATGATAGCCGCTCCCATGTTCCACCATGGACATCGGTTGGAGAATTACAGCATATTGCAGACCTTGTAGAGTCTGATAAGGACACGAAAGAACTAAATGAATGGCTGATTATGCTAATGGCACCGGGATCATCATTGGGTGGTGCAAGGCCAAAAGCTAATATAATTGATAAAAAAGGTCAACTCTGGATCGCAAAATTTCCATCGAAGAACGATACGATCGATAAAGCCAAATGGGAATTTCTGGCTTATAAACTTGCCCTGGCGGCGGGTATCAACATGTCAGAATCCAGGAATGCTCATTCACAAAATCCATGTAATTTGAACTGCTAA